CCATATAGGGCGTCCAAGATAGTTGTATCTACCCACCGTGCCAGTTGAAACCAAAAGTCCACGAAGATCAGCGCAAAAAAAACCACTGTCATGGTCATGGCTACTTTCAACTGATAAGCGCCGACGATCAGTACAAGCGGGATGCAAATCACCATCGCCATCTTCAAAAACGCCATAACCATTGGTAAGGCCTGACGAACCATGTCCATAGCCGGGAAGTAGGCCATGGATCCCAGCGCAACTCCAAGAGTGCCGGCTGCGCGAGCTGCGCCATTCCACACCGTCCCGTTTATTTGCCCACCGTAGTCTGTATAGACATCTCCTTTCACCTGGTTCGACGGCGAGACCAGTTGCCGAACAAGCGAGTCGGTCACTTCGTCCTGGGACAGCCACTTCGCCCAACCAAGCATTTTTGTCATGAGGTCAGGTGAAACTTGATCTTTGATACGATCTCGTAAGCCTACTCCGCTATCGGACCACCATTGTTTACACGTTGGATATCCTCCACCTCCGCTCACTTGTGGCAACCCCACATCACGCGAAGCGTTGTATGGCCAGGACGTTCTGGGTGTTTTGGAGTAGTCCGTGTCGTAGTAGCCCGAAGTGTTCAGCAAGAAGTGGGAGCCGATCCAACTAAGATCCTGCAAGAACTGGGGATCATTGGCTTTCGTGCCCATGTCTGGTTGACGCATGAAGAGGCGGGCGCGTGAAGGTCCATAACAGTCATGAGTAAAGTCGCCGATTTCCTGTGCCAGCAATGGGTTATTGATCTTGGTGTTGTTTACGTCCATTCGCATTTGTCGCAGGTCGGTCCCGCAAGGGATGGCTGCGACCGCCCCGCTGGTCAACCCTTTTGACAACGCATGCATAAATGCCCACCACATGGGCATCTGCGCACTCTTTCCAGCCAAAGAGCTAAATGTCGTGTTCCAGCCCGTGTCAGCTGGTTTGGGTAAGTTGTACTGGCATTGCTGGGCTCTACTTTGATCGAACGCCAAGGTATCGAAGCTCACATTGACGGCAGGGACTGCGAAGAATGCGACGACGACGTAGCCAACATAGATGTTGGTCTCGATTCGGGCCAGTGAGAGCACGCCTTTGTTACCCTCATCAGCCCCTTCACCACGGACCTTGAGCCATTCTCGAATCACGATTATGCAGAAGGGCAGGGCGAACAGGCCGGTATCTGAAATCATGTCCCAGATGCCGTTGTTTATGATCCAGCCGACCAGCGTGAGGTAGTACTCCAGATAGTCATTGGTGTAGAGCGTCACTGGACACCTCCTGCCTGATACAGCACTTTGCTCATCTCAACCATGGCAAACAATAAAACCACCATGACCTCGATCTTCAACAGGCCTTTGCGCCTCGATTGCGGCAAAC
The sequence above is a segment of the Pseudomonas sp. R76 genome. Coding sequences within it:
- a CDS encoding conjugal transfer protein TraG N-terminal domain-containing protein, producing MTLYTNDYLEYYLTLVGWIINNGIWDMISDTGLFALPFCIIVIREWLKVRGEGADEGNKGVLSLARIETNIYVGYVVVAFFAVPAVNVSFDTLAFDQSRAQQCQYNLPKPADTGWNTTFSSLAGKSAQMPMWWAFMHALSKGLTSGAVAAIPCGTDLRQMRMDVNNTKINNPLLAQEIGDFTHDCYGPSRARLFMRQPDMGTKANDPQFLQDLSWIGSHFLLNTSGYYDTDYSKTPRTSWPYNASRDVGLPQVSGGGGYPTCKQWWSDSGVGLRDRIKDQVSPDLMTKMLGWAKWLSQDEVTDSLVRQLVSPSNQVKGDVYTDYGGQINGTVWNGAARAAGTLGVALGSMAYFPAMDMVRQALPMVMAFLKMAMVICIPLVLIVGAYQLKVAMTMTVVFFALIFVDFWFQLARWVDTTILDALYGAGSPHLSFDPVMGLNATTQDAILNFVMGSMFIILPLFWIGALGWAGISAGNALEGLSRGTNSVEKAGAEGGEFAKSKIK